The proteins below are encoded in one region of uncultured Eubacteriales bacterium:
- a CDS encoding conserved hypothetical protein (Evidence 4 : Homologs of previously reported genes of unknown function) produces MDVQVGDILEMKKPHPCGSKNWQVLRVGMDFRLKCSGCGHELMLPRAKVEHGIKKIIRQAKD; encoded by the coding sequence ATGGACGTACAGGTGGGCGATATCCTGGAGATGAAAAAGCCTCACCCTTGCGGGAGTAAGAATTGGCAGGTGCTCCGGGTGGGCATGGATTTTCGGCTCAAGTGCAGCGGCTGCGGCCACGAGCTGATGCTCCCCCGTGCCAAGGTGGAGCACGGTATTAAAAAGATCATACGGCAGGCGAAAGACTGA
- the sigE gene encoding RNA polymerase sigma-E factor gives MKGYRLRWYVRFQRILAKLGLKLPGKIMYIGGSDTLPPPLTRDEESDLIGRLSEGEEAVKSQLIERNLRLVVYIARRFENTGINIEDLISIGTIGLIKAINTYQPAKNIKLATYASRCIENEILMYLRKTSSLKSEVSFDEPLNTDWDGNELLLSDILGTEGDTVMRPIEADVDRKLLMDAMEKLNPRERQIITMRFGLDGLPDRTQKEVADLLGISQSYISRLEKRIISRLKREILRML, from the coding sequence ATGAAAGGATATCGACTGCGCTGGTACGTGAGGTTCCAGCGTATACTAGCAAAATTGGGACTCAAGCTGCCGGGGAAGATCATGTACATCGGCGGGAGCGACACGCTGCCCCCGCCTCTCACCCGGGACGAGGAGAGCGACCTGATCGGCCGCCTGAGCGAGGGGGAGGAGGCCGTCAAGAGCCAGCTCATCGAGCGTAATCTCCGGCTGGTGGTCTACATCGCCCGCCGGTTTGAGAATACCGGCATTAACATTGAGGACCTGATATCCATCGGTACCATCGGCCTCATCAAAGCCATCAATACCTACCAGCCCGCCAAGAACATCAAGCTGGCTACTTACGCCTCACGGTGCATTGAGAACGAGATCTTGATGTACCTCCGCAAGACCTCCTCCCTCAAGAGCGAGGTGTCCTTTGACGAGCCGTTAAACACCGACTGGGATGGGAACGAGCTCCTCCTCTCCGATATTTTGGGCACCGAGGGGGACACCGTCATGCGCCCCATCGAGGCCGACGTGGACCGCAAGCTCCTTATGGACGCCATGGAAAAGCTCAATCCCCGGGAGAGGCAGATCATCACCATGCGTTTCGGCCTGGACGGACTACCCGACCGCACCCAGAAGGAGGTAGCTGACCTATTGGGCATCTCTCAGTCCTATATCTCGCGCCTTGAAAAGCGCATCATCTCCCGGCTGAAGCGGGAAATCCTGAGGATGCTTTAG
- a CDS encoding conserved hypothetical protein (Evidence 4 : Homologs of previously reported genes of unknown function) has product MGGFGFDGYGFSLMETLFPVIFFAIFALIIGTFIVFLVKGLSQWSKNNASPVLTVEAKVVTKRADVSNRLDSDSDGMTHRHSSTSYYVTFQVESGDRMELHVPDQEFGLLVEGDRGRLTFQGTRYHGFVRYGVD; this is encoded by the coding sequence ATGGGAGGTTTTGGTTTTGACGGTTACGGATTTTCTTTAATGGAAACCCTCTTTCCGGTGATATTCTTCGCGATCTTCGCCCTGATTATCGGCACATTTATTGTGTTCTTGGTGAAGGGGCTTAGCCAGTGGAGCAAAAATAACGCCTCTCCCGTCCTCACGGTAGAGGCAAAGGTGGTAACAAAACGGGCCGATGTGTCAAACCGTCTCGACTCGGATAGCGACGGCATGACCCACCGCCACAGCAGTACCTCCTACTATGTCACCTTCCAGGTGGAAAGCGGCGACCGGATGGAGCTGCATGTGCCCGATCAGGAGTTTGGTCTGCTGGTGGAGGGGGACCGGGGAAGGCTTACCTTTCAGGGTACCCGGTATCATGGTTTCGTGCGGTATGGAGTAGATTGA
- the ytbE gene encoding Uncharacterized oxidoreductase YtbE: MNYVRLSNGVEIPQLGLGVFQTPEGEQTVNSVKWALEAGYRHIDAARIYGNEKSVGLGMKESGVARSEIFLTTKLWNEDIRQGRAKAAFEESLTDLQTDYVDLYLIHWPADGYEKAWGDMEELYAAGRIKAIGVSNFHRHHLERLEKTAKLLPTVNQIESHPHFNNQELIDYCHGRGIAVEVWSPLGGTGGNLLQDPVLVELAGKYGKTSAQIVLRWDIQRSVVVIPKSTHQARIVSNQEVFDFELTGKDMERIDGLNRNQRVGADPEHFDF; encoded by the coding sequence ATGAATTATGTACGGCTGAGCAATGGTGTTGAAATTCCCCAGTTAGGGCTGGGTGTTTTCCAGACCCCGGAGGGCGAGCAGACAGTGAATTCTGTCAAGTGGGCGCTGGAGGCCGGGTATCGGCACATCGACGCCGCCAGAATCTATGGCAACGAGAAGAGTGTGGGCCTGGGCATGAAAGAGAGCGGCGTGGCCCGGAGCGAGATTTTCCTTACCACCAAACTCTGGAATGAGGACATCCGCCAGGGTCGGGCCAAGGCCGCTTTTGAGGAGAGCCTTACCGACCTACAGACCGACTACGTAGACCTCTATCTCATCCACTGGCCCGCCGACGGGTATGAGAAAGCCTGGGGCGACATGGAGGAGCTCTATGCTGCCGGGCGCATCAAGGCCATCGGCGTGAGCAACTTCCACCGTCACCATCTGGAGCGGCTGGAGAAGACGGCAAAACTCCTTCCCACCGTAAACCAGATCGAGTCCCACCCCCATTTCAACAACCAGGAGCTCATCGACTACTGCCACGGCAGGGGCATCGCCGTAGAGGTGTGGAGCCCGCTGGGCGGCACGGGCGGCAACCTCCTGCAGGACCCGGTGTTGGTAGAGCTGGCCGGAAAGTACGGTAAGACCTCTGCCCAGATTGTTCTGCGGTGGGACATTCAGCGCAGTGTGGTCGTCATTCCGAAGTCTACCCACCAGGCGCGGATCGTCTCCAACCAGGAGGTCTTCGACTTCGAGCTGACCGGGAAGGACATGGAGCGTATAGACGGCCTCAATCGCAACCAGCGAGTGGGGGCTGATCCGGAGCATTTTGATTTCTGA
- a CDS encoding Sporulation protein, YlmC/YmxH family codes for MVGRVSELRCKEIINVADGSRYGYMGDAEIDLESGQVKALVVPGRLRLFGLLGREEEKIFPWESVRRIGEDIILVETAGARAAHRRGERREGQ; via the coding sequence ATGGTGGGCAGGGTTTCAGAGCTGCGGTGCAAGGAGATCATCAACGTTGCCGACGGCAGTCGCTATGGCTACATGGGAGATGCGGAGATCGACCTGGAGAGCGGCCAGGTCAAAGCCCTGGTGGTTCCGGGCCGCCTGCGGCTCTTCGGTCTGCTGGGCAGGGAGGAGGAGAAGATATTCCCCTGGGAGAGCGTGCGCCGAATCGGGGAGGACATCATCCTAGTGGAAACAGCGGGGGCGAGAGCCGCCCATAGGCGGGGAGAGCGAAGAGAGGGGCAGTAA
- the sigG gene encoding RNA polymerase sigma-G factor: protein MQGKVEICGVNTSKLKVLKNEETTALLKRVKEGDMDAREQLIAGNLRLVLSVIQKFTNRGENVDDLFQVGCIGLIKAIDNFNTDLDVRFSTYGVPMIVGEIRRYLRDNSSLRVSRSMRDTAYKVLQAKEKFMAEHQREPTVEEIAKVLEIRREDVVFAMDAIMDPVSLYEPVYSDGGDTICVMDQVKDGKNTDESWLEQIALKDAIGRLTDREKHILSLRFFEGKTQMEVSAEVGISQAQVSRLEKNAISQIKKNL from the coding sequence TTGCAGGGTAAAGTGGAGATCTGCGGGGTAAATACCTCCAAGTTGAAGGTGCTAAAAAACGAAGAGACCACGGCCCTCCTCAAGCGGGTAAAGGAGGGCGACATGGACGCCCGGGAGCAGCTGATCGCGGGCAACCTCCGGCTGGTGCTATCGGTCATTCAGAAATTTACCAACCGGGGGGAGAATGTGGACGACCTCTTCCAGGTGGGGTGCATCGGCCTCATCAAGGCTATTGACAATTTTAATACCGATTTAGACGTGCGCTTTTCCACCTACGGCGTGCCTATGATCGTCGGGGAGATCCGCCGCTACCTGCGGGACAACTCCTCTCTCCGGGTGTCCCGCTCCATGCGGGACACTGCCTACAAGGTACTCCAGGCCAAGGAAAAATTCATGGCCGAGCACCAGCGTGAGCCCACGGTGGAGGAGATCGCTAAGGTGCTGGAGATCAGGCGGGAGGACGTGGTCTTCGCTATGGACGCCATCATGGATCCCGTGAGCCTCTACGAGCCGGTGTACTCCGATGGGGGAGACACTATCTGCGTTATGGACCAGGTGAAGGACGGCAAGAACACCGACGAGAGCTGGCTGGAGCAGATTGCCCTGAAGGATGCCATCGGCCGCCTGACCGATCGGGAGAAACACATCCTCTCTCTCCGGTTTTTCGAAGGGAAGACCCAGATGGAGGTCTCCGCTGAGGTGGGCATCTCCCAGGCACAGGTCTCCCGCCTGGAGAAAAACGCCATCAGCCAAATCAAGAAGAATCTATAA
- a CDS encoding conserved exported hypothetical protein (Evidence 4 : Homologs of previously reported genes of unknown function) codes for MPSSAPKRRRRWLWLAVPLAILLLLYCVNYILQTAWAHRESFFYPDYAKVELAPILEKAALTDEDYETLFLQTGLTKIAVDQLLPYGQGGVDQILATQEGFFTHYDTECVVLLPGRFTCEDLVLDENGAKQATVPLALAEPGDVIVSFSTHTFGWRHGHAGLVVDSARGVTLEAVVLGSDSAQVDMQHWRTYSNFMVLRVKDATMEERRQVAEFALKYLDGIPYGLTSGIFGEKAPDPESDLISQCAYLPWYAWQSAGYDLDGDGGHIVTVADLAESPLVEIVQVYGMDPRNIG; via the coding sequence TTGCCCTCCTCCGCTCCGAAACGCCGCAGGCGCTGGCTCTGGCTGGCCGTACCGCTGGCTATCCTCTTGCTCCTCTACTGCGTAAACTACATCCTCCAGACTGCCTGGGCCCACCGGGAGTCTTTCTTCTACCCCGACTACGCCAAGGTGGAGCTGGCCCCTATTCTGGAGAAAGCTGCACTCACCGACGAGGACTACGAGACGCTCTTCCTCCAGACCGGCCTTACAAAAATTGCGGTGGACCAGCTTCTCCCCTACGGGCAGGGCGGCGTCGACCAAATCTTAGCCACCCAGGAGGGCTTTTTCACCCACTACGATACAGAGTGTGTCGTTCTTCTGCCCGGCCGTTTTACCTGCGAGGACCTGGTACTGGACGAGAACGGAGCCAAACAGGCTACCGTCCCCCTGGCCCTGGCGGAACCGGGGGACGTCATCGTCTCCTTCTCCACCCACACCTTCGGCTGGCGGCATGGGCACGCGGGCCTGGTTGTGGACTCCGCCCGGGGCGTCACTTTGGAGGCGGTTGTCCTGGGCAGCGACAGCGCCCAGGTGGATATGCAGCACTGGCGCACCTACTCTAACTTTATGGTGCTGCGAGTCAAGGACGCCACCATGGAGGAGCGTCGGCAGGTGGCCGAATTCGCCCTGAAGTACTTGGACGGCATCCCCTATGGACTCACCTCCGGCATCTTTGGAGAAAAGGCACCCGACCCGGAGAGTGACCTCATCTCCCAGTGCGCCTACCTCCCCTGGTACGCTTGGCAGAGCGCGGGGTACGATCTGGACGGAGACGGCGGGCACATCGTCACCGTGGCTGACCTGGCGGAAAGCCCACTGGTGGAGATTGTGCAGGTCTACGGCATGGACCCGAGAAACATAGGCTAA
- the yrvN gene encoding Uncharacterized AAA domain-containing protein YrvN, whose protein sequence is MAYRPLADEIRPTTLGEVVGQRHILGEGGLLRRIIESGNIPNLVFYGPSGTGKTTVANIIAAKTSRTLRRINATTASLSDIKDVISDVGTLLAPNGILLYLDEIQYFNKKQQQSLLEVIESGDVTLIASTTENPYFYVYNAVLSRSTVFEFKPITAEDVLPAVERGVSLMEARMGEKVRCEKGVKEYIASACGGDVRKAMNAVELLLNSARHEKGKLLVSLEDAKAVAQRSAMRYDREGDDHYDILSALQKSIRGSDPDAALHYLARLLEAGDLISACRRMMVIACEDVGLAYPQAIPIVKACIDAANMLGLPEAQIPLGDAVVLMATAPKSNSGCVGIEAAMADLKVGKTGEIPRHLQNKHADSAGMEREQGYLYPHSYPGHYVKQQYLPDKLVGTKYYEYGENKTEQVAKRYWDEMKKEE, encoded by the coding sequence ATGGCGTACCGACCGTTGGCGGACGAGATAAGACCCACGACCTTGGGCGAGGTTGTGGGTCAAAGGCATATCCTGGGCGAGGGTGGATTACTGCGGCGCATTATCGAGAGCGGCAACATCCCAAACCTTGTTTTCTATGGCCCTTCCGGAACGGGGAAGACCACGGTGGCGAACATTATCGCGGCCAAGACCAGCCGCACCCTACGGCGTATCAACGCAACCACCGCGTCCCTCTCGGACATCAAGGACGTAATCTCCGATGTGGGCACGCTGCTGGCCCCCAACGGCATTCTGCTCTACCTGGACGAGATCCAGTACTTCAACAAGAAACAGCAGCAGTCCCTGCTGGAGGTCATCGAGAGCGGGGACGTGACCCTCATAGCCTCCACCACTGAGAACCCCTATTTTTACGTCTACAACGCCGTCCTCTCTCGATCCACCGTCTTCGAGTTCAAGCCCATCACGGCCGAGGACGTACTGCCCGCCGTGGAGCGAGGCGTGTCCCTTATGGAAGCGCGCATGGGGGAGAAGGTGAGGTGCGAGAAGGGGGTCAAGGAGTACATCGCCTCGGCCTGCGGGGGTGACGTGCGCAAGGCTATGAACGCGGTGGAGCTGCTGCTCAACTCAGCCCGCCATGAGAAAGGAAAGCTGCTAGTCAGCCTGGAGGACGCCAAGGCCGTTGCCCAGCGGTCCGCCATGCGGTACGACAGGGAGGGGGACGACCACTACGACATCCTTTCCGCACTCCAGAAGTCCATCCGGGGCTCCGACCCCGACGCAGCCCTACACTACCTGGCCCGGCTCCTGGAGGCGGGAGATTTGATTTCGGCCTGCAGACGGATGATGGTCATCGCCTGCGAGGATGTGGGGCTTGCCTATCCCCAGGCCATCCCCATCGTCAAAGCCTGCATCGACGCCGCCAATATGCTGGGCCTGCCTGAAGCCCAAATTCCCCTGGGGGATGCGGTGGTCCTCATGGCCACGGCCCCCAAATCGAACTCCGGGTGCGTGGGAATTGAGGCCGCGATGGCCGACCTGAAGGTGGGCAAGACCGGTGAAATTCCTCGGCACCTCCAGAACAAGCACGCCGACTCGGCGGGGATGGAGCGGGAGCAGGGCTATCTGTACCCCCATAGTTACCCGGGTCACTATGTAAAGCAACAATACTTGCCGGATAAGCTGGTGGGTACCAAGTACTACGAGTACGGTGAGAACAAGACAGAGCAGGTCGCCAAGCGCTACTGGGACGAAATGAAAAAAGAGGAATAG
- the rpsB gene encoding 30S ribosomal subunit protein S2 (Evidence 2a : Function of homologous gene experimentally demonstrated in an other organism; PubMedId : 10094780, 12244297, 12809609, 1575737, 6272196, 7023985, 7556101, 9298646, 9716382; Product type s : structure), with protein MAVVSMKQLLEAGVHFGHQTRRWNPKMATYIYTERNGIYIIDLQKTVKKLEEAYNFVRELSESNQTLLFVGTKKQAQEAIKEEAARCGMYFVNARWLGGMLTNFKTMRGRVDRLNQLKKMQEDGTFDMLPKKEVIKHLGEIAKLEKYLGGVTEMRKLPGALFVVDPRKERNAINEARKLNIPIVAIVDTNCDPDEIDYVIPGNDDAIRAIKLIASVMANAIQEGKQGQDSVEETAKTEETVEA; from the coding sequence ATGGCAGTCGTATCCATGAAACAGCTCCTCGAGGCGGGCGTCCACTTTGGTCACCAGACCCGCCGCTGGAACCCCAAGATGGCCACCTATATCTACACCGAGCGCAACGGCATCTATATCATCGACCTGCAGAAGACCGTGAAGAAACTGGAAGAGGCCTATAACTTCGTCCGCGAGCTCTCCGAGAGCAACCAGACCCTGCTCTTCGTCGGTACTAAGAAGCAGGCCCAGGAGGCCATCAAGGAAGAGGCCGCCCGCTGCGGCATGTACTTCGTGAACGCCCGGTGGCTCGGCGGCATGCTCACCAACTTCAAGACCATGCGCGGCCGCGTGGACCGTCTCAACCAGCTCAAGAAGATGCAGGAGGACGGCACCTTTGATATGCTCCCCAAGAAGGAAGTTATCAAGCACCTGGGCGAGATCGCCAAGCTGGAGAAGTACCTGGGCGGCGTCACCGAGATGCGCAAGCTCCCCGGTGCCCTCTTCGTGGTCGACCCCCGCAAGGAGCGCAACGCCATCAACGAGGCCCGCAAGCTGAACATTCCCATCGTGGCCATCGTGGACACCAACTGCGACCCCGATGAGATCGATTATGTCATCCCCGGCAACGATGATGCCATCCGCGCCATCAAGCTGATTGCCTCCGTTATGGCCAACGCCATCCAGGAGGGCAAGCAGGGTCAGGACAGCGTCGAGGAGACCGCGAAGACCGAAGAGACCGTCGAGGCCTAA
- a CDS encoding S1 RNA binding domain protein encodes MPQPKGMVKLTCTFLPEGRLLNTPENKAACATKAGLLRAMERRQLLEGRAVLCDAEHNLVVSLGDFTGVIPRAEAALGIDDGSTREIAILSRVGKPVAFFVDSVESQEGVVHPVLSRRKAQEHSRAWLLETLEPGLVIPATVTHLEPFGAFVDIGCGIPSMIGIENISVSRIPNPGERFQVGQEIFAVVLAVQPEQGRVTLSHKELLGAWAENVERFSCGMTVPGYVRGVKDYGVFIELAPNLSGLAEPRSDLREGDRVSVYIKAILPERMKIKLLAIERLPPEPPPPPKYFITEGKLARWQYAPPVSRKAGMETIF; translated from the coding sequence ATGCCACAGCCGAAGGGAATGGTCAAATTGACTTGTACTTTTTTGCCGGAGGGGCGGCTTCTCAACACGCCGGAGAACAAGGCCGCCTGCGCCACCAAGGCGGGGCTGCTGCGTGCCATGGAGCGCCGCCAGCTCTTAGAGGGCAGAGCCGTCCTCTGCGACGCGGAGCATAATCTGGTGGTCTCCCTGGGCGATTTCACCGGCGTCATCCCCCGGGCCGAGGCTGCCCTGGGCATAGACGATGGGAGCACGAGGGAGATCGCCATCCTCTCCCGGGTGGGAAAGCCCGTAGCTTTCTTTGTGGACAGCGTGGAGAGCCAGGAGGGGGTGGTCCACCCCGTTCTTTCCCGCCGCAAGGCCCAGGAGCACTCCCGCGCCTGGCTGCTGGAGACTCTGGAGCCAGGCCTCGTCATCCCTGCCACTGTCACCCATCTCGAGCCCTTTGGGGCCTTCGTGGATATCGGCTGCGGCATCCCCTCCATGATCGGCATTGAGAACATCTCGGTCTCCCGAATCCCCAACCCCGGTGAGCGGTTCCAGGTGGGGCAGGAGATTTTCGCCGTTGTCCTGGCCGTACAGCCGGAGCAGGGCCGGGTCACCCTCTCCCACAAGGAGCTCCTGGGAGCCTGGGCGGAGAACGTCGAGCGTTTCTCCTGTGGCATGACGGTGCCCGGATACGTCCGCGGCGTCAAGGACTACGGCGTCTTCATCGAGCTGGCCCCCAACCTCTCGGGCCTTGCGGAGCCCCGGAGCGACCTGCGTGAGGGAGACCGGGTCTCGGTCTACATCAAGGCCATTCTCCCCGAGCGGATGAAAATCAAGCTTCTGGCCATCGAGCGCCTCCCCCCCGAGCCGCCCCCGCCGCCCAAATACTTTATCACAGAGGGCAAGCTTGCCCGTTGGCAATATGCCCCACCCGTCAGCCGCAAGGCGGGGATGGAAACAATATTCTAG
- a CDS encoding exported hypothetical protein (Evidence 5 : No homology to any previously reported sequences) encodes MKKQFALFLALVCIFALAGCGNTADGKTTETPAAKVYFKAKVLDISDDYLLVEPLEGTPERKSADRIKVSIGDIEEEQSLRYLAEAGVDDTVEIAYNGKIAESYPAQTNSVYEINLVAKAEPMSAEMG; translated from the coding sequence ATGAAAAAACAGTTTGCCCTGTTCCTGGCGCTGGTCTGCATATTTGCGTTGGCTGGATGCGGGAATACAGCGGACGGAAAGACGACCGAGACGCCCGCAGCGAAAGTATATTTTAAAGCAAAAGTTTTGGACATTTCAGACGATTACCTCCTGGTGGAACCGCTTGAGGGGACGCCGGAACGAAAGTCGGCCGACCGGATCAAAGTCAGCATAGGCGACATAGAGGAAGAGCAGTCTTTGCGTTATCTTGCGGAAGCGGGAGTTGATGATACCGTTGAGATCGCGTATAATGGGAAAATTGCGGAGAGCTATCCGGCCCAAACTAACAGCGTCTATGAAATTAATTTGGTAGCTAAGGCGGAACCCATGTCAGCAGAGATGGGGTAA
- the tsf gene encoding Elongation factor Ts yields the protein MAFTAKDVQALREMTGVGMMDCKKALTETDGDMDKAVEYLREKGLAAAQKKAGRIAAEGIAYAAVVDGVGVVVEVNAETDFVGKNDLFVDFVKGVAAAVVKNNPADVEALMAAPYGNGHTVQEELQEKVLVIGENIQIRRFALFADGVSVPYNHAGGKIGVLVNLEVSAGLEDKVTEVGKDLAMQIAALNPRFLDKSEVDQATLDTEKKIMLIQMSEDPKMASKPDKVKEGIVAGKMGKFFKENCLLQQEFVKDSALSVEEYVAKTAKELGGTIALKGAVRFEKGEGIEKKQEDFAAEIAKQLNK from the coding sequence ATGGCTTTTACAGCAAAAGACGTGCAGGCTCTGCGCGAGATGACCGGCGTGGGCATGATGGACTGCAAGAAGGCCCTCACCGAGACCGACGGCGACATGGACAAGGCCGTCGAGTATCTGCGTGAGAAGGGCCTTGCCGCCGCACAGAAGAAGGCTGGCCGTATCGCCGCTGAGGGCATCGCCTATGCCGCCGTCGTGGACGGCGTGGGCGTGGTGGTCGAGGTCAACGCCGAGACTGACTTCGTGGGCAAGAACGACCTCTTCGTCGATTTCGTTAAGGGTGTGGCTGCCGCCGTCGTTAAGAATAATCCCGCTGATGTGGAGGCCCTCATGGCCGCCCCCTACGGCAACGGCCACACTGTCCAGGAGGAGCTGCAGGAGAAGGTTCTCGTCATCGGGGAGAACATTCAGATCCGCCGTTTTGCCCTGTTTGCCGACGGTGTCTCCGTCCCCTACAACCACGCTGGCGGCAAGATCGGCGTGCTGGTGAACCTGGAGGTCTCCGCCGGCCTTGAAGACAAGGTCACCGAGGTGGGCAAGGATCTCGCCATGCAGATTGCCGCCCTGAACCCCCGTTTCCTGGACAAGAGCGAAGTCGACCAGGCCACCCTGGACACTGAGAAGAAGATCATGCTGATCCAGATGTCCGAGGACCCCAAGATGGCATCCAAGCCCGACAAGGTCAAGGAGGGCATCGTGGCCGGCAAGATGGGCAAGTTCTTTAAGGAAAACTGCCTGCTCCAGCAGGAGTTTGTGAAGGACAGCGCCCTCTCCGTGGAGGAGTACGTCGCTAAGACCGCCAAGGAGCTGGGCGGCACCATCGCTCTGAAGGGTGCCGTCCGCTTTGAGAAGGGCGAGGGCATCGAGAAGAAGCAGGAAGATTTCGCCGCTGAGATTGCCAAGCAGCTGAATAAGTAA
- a CDS encoding Sigma-E processing peptidase SpoIIGA: MTVVYIDSLFLLNLVVNYLLLLAAARLAGEVICRPRLGLGAGLGALYAALVFFPGMGFLLHPLCKLGAAVIMLLCAFGGSRRLLRLTLVFFGVSAAFGGGIFAIELLGGRGLSLKNGIFYSSMDLRLILLSAAACYVVISLIFSRTGRHTGPSRELMPAVLTLGGKKVALTALVDTGNTLTDPVTNRPVMVAEGEKLVRLFPDGEAPAMEDLRDPVAGLERLSNGNSRGRYRLLPYQAVGVECGLLLALRLDGAKVGETDYGGILVALSPNRLSDGGGYSALIGA, encoded by the coding sequence ATGACGGTGGTCTATATCGACTCTCTCTTTTTGCTGAATCTGGTGGTCAACTATCTGCTCCTTCTGGCGGCGGCCCGGTTGGCGGGGGAGGTTATCTGCCGCCCCCGCCTGGGTCTGGGGGCAGGCTTGGGGGCACTGTACGCGGCGCTTGTTTTCTTCCCGGGGATGGGCTTTCTGCTCCATCCGCTGTGCAAGCTGGGAGCGGCGGTAATTATGCTCCTCTGCGCCTTTGGGGGCAGTCGCCGCTTGCTGCGGTTGACGCTGGTCTTCTTCGGCGTGTCGGCGGCTTTCGGCGGCGGCATCTTCGCCATCGAGCTGCTGGGAGGGCGAGGGCTAAGTCTAAAAAATGGCATCTTCTACTCCTCTATGGACCTGCGGCTTATCCTGCTGTCAGCTGCGGCGTGCTATGTCGTCATCAGTCTCATTTTCAGCCGGACCGGCCGCCACACCGGCCCCAGCCGGGAGTTGATGCCCGCCGTCCTTACCTTGGGCGGAAAAAAAGTGGCCCTCACCGCCTTGGTGGACACCGGCAATACCCTGACCGACCCGGTGACCAACCGCCCCGTCATGGTGGCGGAGGGGGAGAAATTGGTGCGCCTCTTCCCTGATGGGGAGGCCCCGGCAATGGAGGACCTGCGGGACCCCGTGGCTGGGCTGGAGCGGCTCTCAAACGGAAATTCGAGAGGGCGGTACCGCCTGCTGCCCTATCAGGCCGTGGGGGTGGAGTGCGGCCTGCTACTGGCTCTGCGGCTGGATGGGGCCAAAGTAGGGGAGACCGACTACGGCGGGATTTTGGTGGCGCTGTCGCCTAACCGCCTGTCGGACGGCGGAGGCTACAGCGCCCTGATCGGCGCGTAA